The Tautonia marina genome segment ACCAGAGCGGGGGGAACGGAAGCCAACCGATTTATCAACTGTTCACATGAGAGGAAACGAGCGAGCGAGACCTCGCCGGCCCCTCCATTGTGCGACCCGCACCGCTCGGAGTCAACGCGCGATTCGGCCATTCGTGAGGCGGGCCGATGAACGTCTGGTGACCGACGCTGCATTGCCCTGATAAACTGAAGCGCTCCGGCCAGGACGACCCATGCCGGCCAGGATTCCGGGAGGCTGACTGATGGCAATGTCCGCATCGACCGACGCCGAGCTCCGATCAGGTGATCCCGACGGATTCTTCGAGGTCATCGACGATCAACTGGTGGAGCAACCGCCGATGGGGACGGAATCCGTCTGGGTCGTCAGCCGCATCAGCTACCGCCTTGCCACGTTCGTCGATGAGCAGGCGAACGGTACTGTGGTCTCGGAAATGCTCTTTACGCTGCGACGAGCCCCCCTGCTCCGTCGTCGGCCCGATGTCGCGTTCGTCTCGTCCGACCGTTGGCCGCTCGACCGATCGATTCCTCGGGAGAACGGCTGGGAGGTCGTTCCCGACCTCGCCGTCGAGGTCGTCAGCCCGTCCGACCCGTTCGAGGATGTGCTCGATCGGGTCCACGACTTTCTCAAGGCCGGATCGGCCCTCGTCTGGCTTGTGCTGCCGAAGCTTCGGCAGGTCTACGTGTACGACGGGGCCGCGTCGATCCGAGTCCTGAACGACGGAGACGAGCTGGACGGCGGCACCGTCCTGCCCGGCTTCCGATGCCCGATCCGATCGTGCTTTCCTCCGAGCGTCTCGGAGTGACGGACGCACCAACGCAGGCTCAGAGGTGTTCGACCCAGGCCTCGGCCTCGTCGGTCGCGCGATTCATGCGGGCCTCGACCTCAAGGCGGTAGTGTTCGATCCCCTCACGGTCGATGTCGCTCGGAACCGTCACGGGAGCCGGAGCGACACAGCAGGCCGCCCGGAAGGGCCGAGGGACGGCGAAACGGTCCCAACTGTTGGCCCGCCAGGGGCGATGGAAGGCCATGCCCGCGCCGACGATCGGCCAGCCGGTCTTGGCGGACAGATAGATCAACCCTTGATGGACGTGCCGCCGGGGGCCTCGGGGACCGTCGGGAGTCACGCAGAGGTGGCCGCGGTCGATTCGAGCGATCATCTCCTTCAAGGCCCGGGCGCCTCCCCGGGTCGTCGAGCCCCGGACGACACCGAAGCCGAGATTTCGGACGACCCGGGTGATGTACTCGCCGTCTCGGTGGTCGCTGATGAGGATTTGCATCTCCGGCCAGGCCCAGAAGTAGGCCGGAAAGAGCATCACCTCATGGAAGAAAGCGTAAATGTAGCGGTGGCCCAGCCTTCGAGCGACCTCGGGGTTGACGTTCGGGTCGTCGTAGCGGAAGTGGAAATGGTTTGACCCGACGAGCCGACGAATGCCCCACGCACCGACCGTTCCGACGGTCGAGAACAGCAAAGGGTGCTGAATCTTCATCGCTTCGGCCTCCATGCCGGATCGTCGATCCACCAACTGCCACCCATCGATCGGGAGCCTACCCGACCGGGCCGTTCCCGACCAGATCAAGCCTCGGCGGTCGCAAGCACCCGATAGCGTTCGCCGAAGAAGGGTCGGCCCTCGACCCGGAACTTGTTGGCGAAGTTCGTTTGAATCTGCCAGGCGTCGCCGGCCTCGACCCGAGACTCGTCGATCGGCGAGAACCCCGGGTGCGCGGTGATCAACGCCACGCTCTCGCGGAAATACTCCTCCACGTCGGTCATCAGGCGAAGCTCTCCGCCCACCTTCACCACCTTCGACGCCCGATCGACGAATCGCTCGTTGACCACCCGGCGCTTGCGGTGCCGTTTCTTCCACCAGGGATCGGGAAAGTAGACGTGCAAGACCTCGATCGACCGATCAGGGACGAACTCATCCAGGAACTTCTGCGCATCGCCCGCCACGACCCGGACATTCGTCAGGCCCGCTTTCACCACGCGCTGGGCGGCCAGGGCGGCGTACTTCTTCGCCAGTTCGACCCCGACGAAGTTCGTCCCCGGCTGCTCCGCGCCGGCAAAGGCCAGATAGACCCCCTTGCCCGGCCCAACCTCCACCTCGACCGGGCCTTCGTTGCCGAAGAACACGGTCCAGTTCAAGGGGGCTTGCAATTGATCGAGCAGGAAGAACGTTCCCGTCGTGTCGACGGGAGATCGGCGTCGGGGCATGGCGAATCGGGCCGTCGGGCTCGGTGGGATCGTGGGGAAGGAAGGAGACGATCGTAGCCGAAACCACGAGGCCGCTTCAACTTCAACGTCCCGACCAGAGCAAGGCGTCCCGCCGATCGGCCTCGCGCCGCGATCCCTTGCCCTGTCCCGCACAACCGCCGGGATGGACCGGGGCCCCGGTGCGATTGACGCGGGGGGTGCCGAGGCCTCGGGCGCGATCACGGACCTGAGCGATGGCGGAGCGCATGGCGTCGGCATCGACCTCGTGCACGTCAATCGGCTGGCCAACGGCGGGGATCATCGTCAGGGTGAGCCGGCCGCCGAGGTGCTGGCGGAATTCTTCGAGGCCAAGGAACAGGTGGTCCGTCTCATCGAGGGCAGGGTCATCGAGCGGCAGGCCCAGGTCGGCCAGGCAGCGGAGGACGCGATCGGCCACGAGCGGATCGAGGCCCAGCGCGATCGACGAGTAGACCGTGTCGATCGCCACGCCAATGCCGACCGCCTCGCCGTGGCGGAGGGAAAAGCCGCTGAGCGGTTCGAGCTTGTGGGCCGACCAGTGGCCAAAGTCGAGCGGCCGGGCTTCGAGCCCTTCGAAGGGATCGCCCCCTCGGGTGATGTGGTTCAGGTGCATTCGAACCGAGTCTCGAATGGCGGATCGGGAAGCGTTCGGGTCTCGGCGACGGATGAGGGTGGCGTCTCGGCAGAGGCGGTCGAAGGCGTCAGCGTCCTTGAGCAAGGAGACTTTCACGGCCTCGGAGAAGCCGGAGACGTAATCGCGATCGGGCAGGGATTCGAGCAGAGCCTCGTCGTTGACCACGGCCCAGGGGACGGCAAAGGCGCCGAGCCAGTTCTTCTTGCCAAACAGATTGACGGCATTCTTGACCCCGACGCCGGAATCAGCCTGGGCGAGCGTGGTGGTCGGCAACCGAACGAGCCGGATCCCTCGGTGGGCGATCGCGGCGGCAAAGCCGACGGCGTCGAGCACTGCGCCGCCGCCGATGACGACGACGTAGCTCCGGCGGTCGAGATCGGCCTCGTTGAAGGCGCGGAGCATCTGCTCAAGGCCCTGAATGTCGTTCTTAATCGCCTCGCCACCGGTGACGACGATCGGATCGCCGACGACCTGGAGCCGATCAGCGAAACGATCGGCAAAGGCGTTGAGGGCATCGAGCAAATTCGGGCGAGCTTCTGCGACCGGGCCATCGACCCAGAACTGGACGCGGGCGAGCCGATCTCCGGAAGGCTCCAGCAGGTCGGCGAGGACCTCGGACTCGGCGCCGAGGACGTCTCGGGTCATTCGCAGGCGATGCACGAACGGGGCCGCGAACGGCACATCGAGCCGTTCCGAGGGGTCGATCGGGGTCGTCATTGCGCGGCGCACTCCTGCGGCCCGGCTCAGCTCCGCATCGAGGAGCGGAACGGAACGGATCGGGCGTTCGGGTGGTCAATGGGGGGATGGGCCTCGTCCCGAGCGGGTCGGGCACCAGGCGGGATCGGTCGCGCCGGGCCGAACACGGGGGTGTGAGGGTTCCGAGCGTTGACCCGACGTTGACCATTGTCCCCCCCGATCCCCCTCGGAGCAAGTCCCCGCCCCTGGAACACCTTCGACCGATCACTCCCGAGGACGGGACGTTGCCTCGGGAGTGTCCGCGTCCAGGACCTTCCGCCGAAAGGTCATCAAGGTCTGGCCGTCGCCTGGTTCCGCGGCGAAGCTCAACGGCCGGGGCTTGCCGGGATCGGCCGTGCAGAGGACCAGCCGATCGTCGTCAAAGCGGTAGATCCCAAGCACCCGATCCCCCCGGTTCCGACCACCTTCGGGAATCAGGTCGATGGTCTTCGGGTCGGCGGCCGGGTCCAGTTCGAACGTCGTCGCAGCGAATGACTTGCCTGCGCGCTTCCAGACGATCCGGTTCCCGTCGACCACCCGGACGATCTCCTTCATGACCTCGGTCGGCCCGTCCTTGCCGTCTCGAATCGATCGCTCAACGGCCCAGGTCCCTTGATGGCGGGCCAGGTCGTCGGACGGCTTGGCGGCGTCGTCAACGGCCGGAATCACCAGAAGCACGGCAGCGAGGCGAAGCAATCCGATCATGGCTCCAGGGCTCCAGACTCTTGGAACGGGTCCATCCATCGCTTCCGAGCAATCCGCGGGCGGGATCGACCGACTCGGCCGATCCCACGCTCCCGCGACCAGGACCATTAGCATCGGTATGATACACCAACAGAGGGCGTTCCCCCGATCACGGTTTCCTCGACGGAGGCTTCCTCGATGCCCGGCCCGTTTCCCGGCGTCGATCCGTATGTGGAAGCAGAGCACTACTGGCCCGACTTCCATCTGACATTCCTCAATTACTGGCGAGAGGCCATTGGTGATTGCTTGCCCGATGACTACGAGGTCCGGGTCGGGGAGCATGTCCGACTCGTCGATCTCGAAGCGCAGGAGAACGCCCTCATCCGTCCCGACGTGGCCATTGTCCACGCGCCGAAGCCAGGCCCCTCGACGAGCGGCGGCGCGGCGATTTTGGAACCGGAGACGATCCCGACGACGATCTACGACGAGGATCGCGAGGTCTTCCTGAAGATCGTTCACCGGCCCGATCGGAAGCTGATCACGGTGTTGGAACTGCTTTCACCAGCGAACAAGATCGAGCCCGGATACCGGGATTACCTTTCGCGACGCAACGCGATTCTCTGGCAGCAGGTCCACCTGGTTGAGCTGGATTTGCTGGTCGGCGGCCGTCGCTTGCCGATGGAGCGGCCGCTCCCTCCCGGTGATTTCTTCGCCATCATCGCCCGATGGGAGCAACGGCCCGATTGCCAGGTCTACTCCTGGACGGTCCGCCATCGGCTGCCGAAGATCCTCATTCCCCTGAAGGCCCCCGACCCGGACCTCTCGATCGACCTGGCGGAGGTCTACACGATCGCCTTCGATCGCGGCCGATATGCCCGGTCGATTGATTACCAGGCGCCTCTCGATTTGCCCTTCCACCCGGAAGACCGCTCGTGGGCCGAGGAATCGGCGAGGGCCTTCCGGGCGTGAGTCGTCCGTCAAGGGCGCGCTTCGACCGGGTTGCGGAGGGTGCCGAGGCCGTCGATCTCGACCTCGACCACGTCGCCGGGCTTGAGCCAGACGGGGGGCTTGCGGGCCATGCCGACGCCGGGAGGGGTGCCGGTGAAGATCAGGTCGCCGGGTTCGAGGGTCATGATCTGCGAGAGGTAGGCGATCGTCTCGGGCACCCGGAAGATGAGTTGCGAGGTGCTCGAATCCTGCATCAGGCGGCCATTGAGCCGAAGGCGGATGCCCAGGGCGTGGGGGTCGGGAACCTCGTCGGCGGTGACGAGATACGGGCCGACGGGGGCGAAGGTGTCGAACGTCTTGCCCGACATCCACTGGCCGCCGGGCTTACGAAGCTGCCAGTCTCGGGCCGAAACGTCGTGGCCGACGGCGTAGCCGGCAACGTGATCCATCGCGCGATCGGCGGGAATGTCGCGCCCCGGCTGGCCGATGACGATGACCAGCTCGGCCTCGTAATCGACCTCGTGGCTCACCTTCGGCAACTGGATCGGGGCCTCGTGCCCGATGAGCGATGACGGATACTTGCTGAAAAGGATCGGCTCCTCGGGAATCTTCGCGCCGGTCTCGATGGCGTGGTCGCGGTAGTTGAGCCCCAGGCAGATGATCTTCTGCGGGTCGGGGACCGGGGCCAGCAAGGTGGCCGCGCCGGAGGCGAAGGCCACCGAGCCGGTCGAGGCGGCCTGGCGGGCTCGGGCAAGCCCTTCGGAACCGAGGGCGAGGAGGGCTCGGACGGAGTCTGGCAGGGTGGGATCGGCGGCGTTGAGATCGACGAAGCGGCCGTCAAACTCGGCGCACGCCCTCGGGCCACGATCCGTGGCGACGGTCAGCAGGCGCATCGGGGGGTTGTCCTTCCAGGGAGGCGGGATCAAGCCAAGGCAATCGACACGACCGGCGCGGGCACTCGTCCCGGCTCCGGTGGTCCTTGCCGTAAGCTACACCGATCGGCCAGCCGGAACCAGGGGGCGTTGCGTCCTCACGATCGCTCGGCTCGGGACGGAAGGCGAACCGGGCTGGCCGGTTCCGGCCAGGCTGGTAAGATCCTCGGAAACCGAAGCCCCCCCAAAGGCCGCGTCCGATCGCTCGATCGAGAAAGGACTCGCCCCGTGAGCCCTCCTGAGAATCCCGTGTCTATCGGCCCCAGCCGGATCGGCCGGGGGCAGCCCCTGGCCCTGATCGCCGGGCCTTGCGTGATCGAGCCGGGCGACCTGACCGATCGGATCGCCGAGCGACTGGCGAAACTCCGCGACGACCTGGGCATTCCGGTCGTCTTCAAGGCCTCGTTCGACAAGGCCAACCGCACGTCGAAGGGGAGCTTCCGAGGGCCAGGCATCGACGAAGGCTTGCGGACCTTCGAGCGGATCAAACGCGCGACCGGATTGCCGGTCACGACCGACGTTCACGAGTCGATCCAGGCCGAGCCGGTCGCCTCGGTCGTCGACCTGCTCCAGATTCCGGCCTTTCTTGCCCGGCAAACCGACCTGCTCATTGCCTGCGCTGAGACGAAGCGGGCGGTCAACGTCAAGAAGGGGCAGTTCATGGCCCCCTGGGACATGGAACACGTCGTCGCCAAACTTCAGGCGGCCGGGGCCTCCGGGGTCCTGCTGACCGAGCGGGGAACGACCTTCGGTTACGGACGGCTGGTCAACGACTTCCGGGCCATCCCGATCATGCAGAAGACCGGCGCCCCGGTGGTCTTCGACGCGACCCACTCGGTCCAGTTGCCAAGCGCCGGCCAGGGGGTCACGAGCGGAGAGCGGGAGATGGTTCCTTACCTGGCCAAAGCCGCAGTCGCCACCGGATGCGACGCCCTGTTTCTTGAGGTGCACCCGAAGCCCGAGGAGGCGCTTTCCGATGGGCCGAACGCGCTTCGGCTCGACGATTTGGAGCCGTTGATCCGCATCTGTCTTCGCATTCGAGCCGCCATCGAGGAATGACTCAAAGCCTGGACAGGCTTCGAACCTTCGAGCCTCGAACCGCGTAGCTGAAATCATCAGCAGGGCGAGTTCACCGCCTTCATCCAGGCATAACTCGCCGAGCGGCCCGAAATCGGTCACAATGGAGGGGTCTTTTGCGGATCCGAGATGCGTGAGCATCGGTGATTCGTGCCCCGTCGAACCGAATGTTCCCTCCATCCAAGTCCGCACCACGCGACGACGCACCCGGAGAGCGACCCCCGTGCGAAGGCGATCATCCCGCTGGCAATTCCTCCCGATCGGGCTGGCCCTGATCCTCGGCGCAATGACCTTTGGCTGTGGGGGCAACGAGGCCCCCCCTCGCCCGATCACCGGAGCCACGCGCGATCCTGGCCGAGCGGATCGCTCCGATGGTCAGGCGGGCCAGGGGATCAACGCCTTTCGAGGGGTCGGCATGGATCCCGAGATGCGCGAGGCCCTGCTCCGCAACGTCGTGACCTTGCTCGAACGTGCCGCACTGACGCCCGGTGGCCAGAACATCAAGATCGCCACCGAGAACCTGAACAATTACTTCAAGTCCAACCCTGACAGCGACTTCCAACTCTCAGACACCGCCCGAGCGTACCTTGAAGAGCAACTGGCCGACTCACCCTTCCAGACCAGCGATTTCGGAACCCGAGCCTTCGAGCAGAAGGATGCGAGGCATATTGAAGACTGCCTGCTCTACCACAACATCGCGGCTCGGGTCGCCGGGCCCGGCTCGATGCTCGACCGGGTCCAACGGATCTTCGACTGGACAATGTACAACGTCCAGCTTGTGCCCCCCGAAGGCCCGATGCCTGAGGCGCTGGTGGCCCAGGGAATCAACCCGGTGCCCGCTCGGCCTTACGACGTGATCATCCGCGGCTTCGGCTCGGAGATTCCGGGCGACCTGTGGGCCGATCGCTCGTGGACGTTCATGGCCCTTTGCCGACAGATCGGGGTCGACGTGGCGATGCTCGGTTATCCGGTCGCCGATGCCGAGGAACCGTACTACTGGACCTGCGCCGCGTTGATCGACGGCACCCCGTACCTGTTCGACACCCGGATCGGCCTGGCCATTCCCGGCCCCGACGGCCAGGGAATCGCCACGCTGGAACAGGCCGCGACCGAGCCGATCGTGCTGGATCGGCTCGACCTGCCCTCCCCTGCGATTCCTTACGCCACCGAGGCGGCCAACCTGGACACGGTCCGGGTTTACCTCGACTCCAGCCGGGGCTACTTCGCCCCCAGGATGCGGCTCTTGCAGAACGACCTGGCCGGAGCGAACCGGATGGTCCTTTACCGAGACCCGGTCGAGCAGCGAGACGCCTGGACCTCGGCCCTCGGCGATCGGCTCGACACGGTCGAGCTGTGGGATCTGCCGTTGAACGTCGAGTACGCCCTGTTCAACGACCCGGCGTACGTTCGGGCGATCCAGTTCGTCAACTTCTACTTCAGCCCGGATTTCCCATTGCTGGGAGCCCGACTCCGACAGCTTCGCGGCGACCTGGCCGATGCGAAGCAGGATTTCACCCGAGCACGGTTCCGCCGGGTGGGCGCCATGGCCGAGGCCTCGCAGATTCCCGCCGAGCTTCGCCAGGAGATCCA includes the following:
- a CDS encoding Uma2 family endonuclease; translated protein: MAMSASTDAELRSGDPDGFFEVIDDQLVEQPPMGTESVWVVSRISYRLATFVDEQANGTVVSEMLFTLRRAPLLRRRPDVAFVSSDRWPLDRSIPRENGWEVVPDLAVEVVSPSDPFEDVLDRVHDFLKAGSALVWLVLPKLRQVYVYDGAASIRVLNDGDELDGGTVLPGFRCPIRSCFPPSVSE
- a CDS encoding lysophospholipid acyltransferase family protein, with protein sequence MKIQHPLLFSTVGTVGAWGIRRLVGSNHFHFRYDDPNVNPEVARRLGHRYIYAFFHEVMLFPAYFWAWPEMQILISDHRDGEYITRVVRNLGFGVVRGSTTRGGARALKEMIARIDRGHLCVTPDGPRGPRRHVHQGLIYLSAKTGWPIVGAGMAFHRPWRANSWDRFAVPRPFRAACCVAPAPVTVPSDIDREGIEHYRLEVEARMNRATDEAEAWVEHL
- the trmB gene encoding tRNA (guanosine(46)-N7)-methyltransferase TrmB, giving the protein MPRRRSPVDTTGTFFLLDQLQAPLNWTVFFGNEGPVEVEVGPGKGVYLAFAGAEQPGTNFVGVELAKKYAALAAQRVVKAGLTNVRVVAGDAQKFLDEFVPDRSIEVLHVYFPDPWWKKRHRKRRVVNERFVDRASKVVKVGGELRLMTDVEEYFRESVALITAHPGFSPIDESRVEAGDAWQIQTNFANKFRVEGRPFFGERYRVLATAEA
- a CDS encoding 3-dehydroquinate synthase, with amino-acid sequence MTTPIDPSERLDVPFAAPFVHRLRMTRDVLGAESEVLADLLEPSGDRLARVQFWVDGPVAEARPNLLDALNAFADRFADRLQVVGDPIVVTGGEAIKNDIQGLEQMLRAFNEADLDRRSYVVVIGGGAVLDAVGFAAAIAHRGIRLVRLPTTTLAQADSGVGVKNAVNLFGKKNWLGAFAVPWAVVNDEALLESLPDRDYVSGFSEAVKVSLLKDADAFDRLCRDATLIRRRDPNASRSAIRDSVRMHLNHITRGGDPFEGLEARPLDFGHWSAHKLEPLSGFSLRHGEAVGIGVAIDTVYSSIALGLDPLVADRVLRCLADLGLPLDDPALDETDHLFLGLEEFRQHLGGRLTLTMIPAVGQPIDVHEVDADAMRSAIAQVRDRARGLGTPRVNRTGAPVHPGGCAGQGKGSRREADRRDALLWSGR
- a CDS encoding TIGR03067 domain-containing protein, translating into MIGLLRLAAVLLVIPAVDDAAKPSDDLARHQGTWAVERSIRDGKDGPTEVMKEIVRVVDGNRIVWKRAGKSFAATTFELDPAADPKTIDLIPEGGRNRGDRVLGIYRFDDDRLVLCTADPGKPRPLSFAAEPGDGQTLMTFRRKVLDADTPEATSRPRE
- a CDS encoding DUF4058 family protein, translated to MPGPFPGVDPYVEAEHYWPDFHLTFLNYWREAIGDCLPDDYEVRVGEHVRLVDLEAQENALIRPDVAIVHAPKPGPSTSGGAAILEPETIPTTIYDEDREVFLKIVHRPDRKLITVLELLSPANKIEPGYRDYLSRRNAILWQQVHLVELDLLVGGRRLPMERPLPPGDFFAIIARWEQRPDCQVYSWTVRHRLPKILIPLKAPDPDLSIDLAEVYTIAFDRGRYARSIDYQAPLDLPFHPEDRSWAEESARAFRA
- a CDS encoding fumarylacetoacetate hydrolase family protein is translated as MRLLTVATDRGPRACAEFDGRFVDLNAADPTLPDSVRALLALGSEGLARARQAASTGSVAFASGAATLLAPVPDPQKIICLGLNYRDHAIETGAKIPEEPILFSKYPSSLIGHEAPIQLPKVSHEVDYEAELVIVIGQPGRDIPADRAMDHVAGYAVGHDVSARDWQLRKPGGQWMSGKTFDTFAPVGPYLVTADEVPDPHALGIRLRLNGRLMQDSSTSQLIFRVPETIAYLSQIMTLEPGDLIFTGTPPGVGMARKPPVWLKPGDVVEVEIDGLGTLRNPVEARP
- the kdsA gene encoding 3-deoxy-8-phosphooctulonate synthase translates to MSIGPSRIGRGQPLALIAGPCVIEPGDLTDRIAERLAKLRDDLGIPVVFKASFDKANRTSKGSFRGPGIDEGLRTFERIKRATGLPVTTDVHESIQAEPVASVVDLLQIPAFLARQTDLLIACAETKRAVNVKKGQFMAPWDMEHVVAKLQAAGASGVLLTERGTTFGYGRLVNDFRAIPIMQKTGAPVVFDATHSVQLPSAGQGVTSGEREMVPYLAKAAVATGCDALFLEVHPKPEEALSDGPNALRLDDLEPLIRICLRIRAAIEE